The following are encoded in a window of Carya illinoinensis cultivar Pawnee chromosome 15, C.illinoinensisPawnee_v1, whole genome shotgun sequence genomic DNA:
- the LOC122297827 gene encoding uncharacterized protein LOC122297827 — protein MADPSAIEPYIDPYDRPLTDNINFNFLNDSIPTVADLSSFAQPTSSDFASVAHLLDVDRFEITAVWDMRNDFNNCGAGNKSQAAGPSECAGDGNARPLSSWPVAPIPFNCSCCHVLREITYSNGTNTKKLEIHGRLGIMICHAVLEDLQNVNGNSSSNQYQMFDFCKKSIEDVKQFLMKYCSEQNIAGYVMVPDPLATYYEALCVGLEWDDDVLLGDFIDLNFQPSPTNSGGARPMNEPKATSWTHDKLSLAAQRERAGKLTLKEVGRYFNLPIEEAAKRLKLCPTVLKKICRRDGMSRWPHRKVKSLQKQISSLRASLESNINAEERANAQAEIDRLEQELTDVCRGVTLQ, from the exons ATGGCAGATCCTAGCGCCATTGAACCGTACATTGACCCGTACGACCGCCCATTGACCGACAacatcaatttcaatttcctgaACGACTCCATCCCCACCGTTGCCGATTTATCATCATTTGCTCAACCAACATCTTCCGATTTTGCGTCAGTTGCGCATTTACTCGACGTTGATCGCTTTGAAATTACGGCTGTGTGGGATATGCgcaatgactttaataattgtGGAGCGGGGAACAAGTCTCAGGCCGCAGGCCCTTCGGAGTGTGCCGGTGATGGAAATGCGAGGCCGCTTTCCTCTTGGCCTGTGGCACCAATCCCATTTAATTGTAGCTGTTGCCATGTGCTCAGAGAAATCACTTACAGTAATG GGACCAATACCAAGAAACTTGAGATACATGGAAGACTCGGTATCATGATCTGTCATGCTGTTCTTGAGGATCTGCAAAATGTTAATGGGAATTCTTCGAGCAATCAGTATCAAATGTTTGA tTTTTGTAAGAAAAGCATAGAGGACGTCAAGCAGTTTTTAATGAAGTACTGTTCGGAGCAAAATATAGCGGGCTATGTTATGGTGCCAGATCCGTTAGCGACTTATTATGAAGCCCTCTGTGTTGGACTAGAATGGGACGACGACGTTCTTCTTGGTGATTTCATTGACTTGAATTTTCAACCATCCCCTACGAATTCAG GAGGAGCACGTCCAATGAATGAACCAAAGGCCACAAGCTGGACACATGATAAGCTTTCCCTTGCAGCACAG AGGGAAAGAGCGGGAAAGTTAACGCTAAAAGAGGTGGGCCGTTACTTTAATCTTCCTATAGAGGAAGCAGCTAAGAGATTGAAACTGTGCCCAACTGttctcaagaagatatgccgaAGAGATGGAATGAGTCGATGGCCTCACAGAAAG GTTAAAAGCCTGCAGAAGCAAATATCAAGTTTGAGAGCAAGTTTGGAGTCAAATATCAATGCAGAGGAAAGAGCAAATGCTCAAGCTGAAATTGACAGACTTGAGCAAGAACTGACCGATGTTTGTCGTGGGGTTACATTACAATGA